The Streptococcus oralis genome segment ATACTGGGGCCGTGGTATGATGACAGAGGCCTTGAAAGCTGTGTTAGACTTTTGTTTTACTCAAGCAGGTTTTCAAAAAGTCAGAGCACGATATGCCAGTCTCAACCCAGCTTCAGGCCGTGTGATGGAAAAAGCGGGAATGTCTTATCTAAAAACCATTACCAATGGTGTGGAGAGAAAAGACTACGTCGCGGACCTTATTTATTACCAGATAAGTAGGGAAGACAGGTGATTTTCTTTTCTGTATCTATCAAAGTCAGACCTTGTCTGGCTTTTTTTGTGCCAGATTTCTGAATAAACTGATTAAATTCCTATTTTTCCCTATCATTGTCCCTGTTTTTTCTGGAGTTTTGGAGCTATAATAGTCCTATCAAATTAAAGAATGGAGGAAGGCAATGGACAATGTAATCTTTTTTATCAGTGTTTTTCTTGCTGGAATTCTTTCCTTCTTTTCTCCTTGTATTTTACCCTTGTTACCTGTCTATGCAGGGGTCTTGTTGGATGACAAAGATGGTGCTCAGGCTTCTAGCGGAAAATTTTCAATCTCACTTGTAAGTTTATTGCGAACTCTGGCCTTTATAGCGGGGATTTCTTTTATCTTTATCTTACTGGGCTATGGAGCTGGTTTTTTAGGCAATTTGCTGTATGCTTCTTGGTTTCAGTATGTGACAGGTGCAGTTATCATTCTCTTGGGCTTACACCAGATGGAAGTCTTACATTTGCAGGGGCTTTACAAGGAAAGAAGGCTACAATTAAAGAGACAGGGGCAAAAGGGTAACGGCTATAGTCAGGCATTTTTACTGGGGTTAACCTTTAGTTTTGCTTGGACACCGTGTGTAGGGCCAGTTCTGGGCTCTGTTTTAGCCTTGGCGGCTTCAGGTGGTTCAGAAGCTTGGCAGGGAGCTGGTCTCATGTTGGTCTACACGCTGGGTTTGGCGCTACCATTTTTGGTTCTAGCTCTCGCCTCCAGCTATGTTTTGAAACATTTCCGAAAACTCCATCCTTACCTCGGGACCCTCAAAAAAGTGGGTGGTTTCCTCATTATCGTGATGGGAATCTTGGTGCTTTTGGGGAATGCTTCCATTTTGACTACATTATTTGAATAGAGAGGAAAAAGAAATGAAAAAATGGCAAACATGTCTTCTTGGAGTAGGCTCCATCTGTTGCTTGGCAGCCTGTTCGGCTAAAGACATGTCAGACGAATCTACTATGAAGGAGCAATCCAAAACAGAACAAGTCAGCTCGCAAACTGCCACCAAGGGTCAGGCAGTTGCTGATTTTGAATTGACAGGAGTAGAGGGCAAGACATACCGCTTGTCTGATTACAAGGGCAAGAAAGTCTATCTCAAATTCTGGGCTTCTTGGTGTTCTATCTGTCTAGCTAGTCTTCCAGATACGGACGAAATCGCTAAGGATGCTGGAGACGACTATGTGGTCTTGACAGTGGTGTCTCCTGGCCACAAGGGTGAGCAAGCGGAAGCTGACTTTAAAAACTGGTACAAGGGCTTAGATTATAAAAATTTTCCAGTTCTAATTGATCCATCAGGTAAACTCTTGGAAAGTTATGGTGTCCGTTCTTACCCAACCCAAGCCTTTATAGACAAGGAAGGCAAGCTGGTCAAAATGCAACCAGGTTTTATGGATAAGGATATGATTTTAAAAGAATTGAAAGAAATGGGGTAGAGAAAGGCTATGAATGATAAAGTAAAATTGTTTGTCTTGGCAGGGGTCATTCTCCTAGTCCTAACCGGTTTCTATTTTCTATTGATGCGAAATGCAGGGCAGACAGATACATCGCAAATTGAGAAAGCGTCAGTTAGCCAAGGAGGAAAAACAGTGAAAAAAACAGAGGTTAGTAAAAACGCAGACTTGCACGAGATTTACCTAGCTGGAGGTTGTTTCTGGGGAGTGGAGGAATACTTCTCACGCGTGCCTGGAGTGACAGATGCCGTTTCAGGCTATGCAAATGGTAGAGGGGAAACAACCAAGTACGAATTGATTAACCAAACAGGACATGCAGAGACTGTCCATGTCACCTATGACGCCAACCAAATTTCCCTCAAAGAAATCCTGCTTCATTACTTCCGCATTATCAATCCAACCAGCAAAAATAAACAAGGAAATGATGTGGGGACTCAGTATCGTACCGGCGTTTATTACACAGATGACAAGGATTTGGAAGTAATCAATCAAGTCTTTGATGAAGTTGCTAAAAAATATGACCAACCTCTGGCAGTTGAAAAGGAACCCTTGAAAAATTTTGTGGTGGCTGAGGATTATCATCAAGACTACCTCAAGAAAAATCCAAATGGCTACTGTCATATCAATGTCAATCAGGCTGCATATCCCGTCATCGATGCCAGCAAATATCCTAAACCAAGTGATGAGGAATTGAAAAAGACTTTGTCAACTGAGGAGTATGCCGTCACCCAGAAAAATCAAACGGAACGAGCTTTTTCCAATCGCTACTGGGATAAATTTGAATCCGGTATCTATGTGGATGTGGCAACTGGTGAACCCCTCTTTTCATCAAAGGATAAGTTTGAGTCTGGTTGCGGATGGCCTAGTTTTACCCAACCAATCAGCCCAGATGTTGCTACTTACAAGGAAGATAAGTCTTACAATATGACGCGTATGGAAGTGCGGAGCCGAGTTGGAGATTCTCACCTTGGTCATGTCTTTACGGATGGACCAAAGGACAAGGGAGGCTTGCGCTACTGTATCAATAGTCTTTCTATCCGCTTTATTCCCAAAGACCAAATGGCAGAAAAAGGCTATGCTTATTTACTAGATTATGTTGATTAAGAAGTCTTTCCTAAGCAGTTAGAGGAGAATTTTGCTATACTGATACTAGTAAGTGATAAAGGAGCAGGGCATGACCTACACAATCTTAATCGTAGAAGATGAGTATCTGGTAAGACAAGGCTTGACCAAGCTGGTCAATGTAGCAGCCTACGGTATGGAAATCATCGGTCAGGCTGAAAATGGAAGACAGGCTTGGGAATTGATTCAACAACAAGTGCCGGATATCATTTTAACCGATATCAACATGCCTCAGCTAAATGGCATCCAGTTGGCCAGTCTGGTACGAGAAACCTATCCACAAGTGCATTTGGTCTTTTTGACAGGTTACGATGATTTTGATTATGCCTTGTCTGCTGTCAAACTCGGTGTCGATGACTATCTGCTCAAGCCCTTTTCTCGTCAGGATATCGAGGAAATGTTGGGGAAAATCAAGCAAAAACTAGACAAGGAAGAAAAGGAAGAGCAGTTACAAGATTTACTGACCGATAAGTTTGAAGGAAACATAGCCCAGAAGATCCAGTCCCATCTAGCTGACAGCCAATTCAGTTTAAAGAGCTTGGCCAGTGACTTGGGTTTTAGTTCGACTTATCTGAGCTCCTTGATTAAGAAAGAGTTGGGCTTACCTTTTCAGGATTACCTGGTGAGAGAGCGTGTCAAACAAGCCAAGCTCTTACTTCTGACCACGGATTTAAAGATTTACGAGATCGCAGAAAAGGTTGGTTTTGAAGATATGAACTACTTTACCCAACGCTTTAAACAGATTGCAGGTGTGACCCCTCGTCAGTTTAAGAAGGGGGAAGGTCAATGAAACGTTCTTCTCTCCTAGTCAGAATGGTTATTTCTATCTTTCTGGTCTTTCTCATTCTCCTGGCTATGGTTGGGACTTTCTACTATCAATCGAGTTCATCAGCCATTGAGACTACCATTGAAGGCAATAGTCAAACGACCATTAGCCAGACTAGCCACTTTATTCAGTCTTATATCAAAAAATTAGAAACCACCTCTACCAGTTTGACCCAGCAGACGGATGTCCTAGCCTATGCTGAGAATCCCAGTCCAGACAAGGTCGAGGGAATCCGAGATTTGTTTTTGACCATCTTAAAGGCAGACCAGGACTTGAAAACTGTTGTGCTGGTGACTAAATCCGGTCAGATCATTTCTACAGATGATACTGTGCAGATGAAAACCTCCTCAGATATGATGGCTGAGGATTGGTACCAAAAGGCTATTCACCAGGGGGCTAAGCCAGTTTTAACCCCAGCTCGTAAATCGGATAGTCAGTGGGTTATTTCTGTCACTCAGGAACTTGTTGATGCAAAGGGAGCTAATTTGGGCGTGCTTCGTTTGGATATTTCTTATGAAACTCTGGAAGCCTATCTCAACCAACTCCAGTTGGGCCAGCAAGGTTTTGCCTTTATTATCAATGAAAAGCATGAATTTGTTTATCATCCGCAACACACAGTTTATAGCTCATCTAGCGAAATGGAGGCCATGAAACCCTACATCGAGACGGGGCAGGGCTATACGCTGGATCACCAATCCTACGTCAGTCAGGAACAGATTACAGGTACTGATTGGACGGTTATAGGCGTGTCTTCGCTGGAGAAGTTAGACCAGGTTCGGAGTCAGCTCTTGTGGACCTTGCTTGCTGCTAGTGCCTTATCTCTTCTTGCCTGTCTCTGCTTGGTGTGGTTCAGTCTCAAACGCTGGATTGCCCCTTTGAAGGATCTGAGAGAAACCATGCTGGAAATTGCTTCTGGTACACAAAATCTGCGTGCTAAAGAAGCTGGTGCCTATGAACTGAGAGAAGTGACTCGTCAGTTCAATGCCATGCTGGATCAGATTGATCAGTTGATGGCAGCTATTCGCAGACAGGAAGAAGCGACCCGGCAGTATGAACTTCAAGCACTGTCGAGCCAGATTAACCCCCATTTTCTCTATAACACCTTGGACACTATCATCTGGATGGCTGAATTTCAGGATAGTCAGCGAGTGGTTCAGGTGACCAAGTCCTTGGCAACCTATTTCCGCTTGGCGCTCAATCAAGGAAAGGATTTGATTTCTCTTTCTGATGAAATCAATCATGTCCGCCAGTACCTCTTTATCCAGAAACAACGCTATGGGAATAAGCTGGAATATGAAATTGATGAAAATTCTGTCTTTGATAATTTAGTATTGCCTAAACTGGTGCTACAACCCCTTGTAGAAAATGCCCTTTATCACGGCATCAAGGAGAAAGATGGACAGGGACATATTAAAGTTTCCGTCCAGAAAAAGGATTCAGGGCTTGTCATCCGCATTGAGGATGATGGTGTTGGTTTCCAAGCTACTAGCGATAGTAGTCAAAGTCAGCTCAAACGTGGGGGAGTTGGTCTTCAAAATGTTGACCAACGGCTCAAACTTCATTTTGGAGAAGATTACCAAATGAAGATTGATTCTATTCCCTCAAAAGGGACGACAGTTGAAATATACATAAATGGAATAGAAACTAGCTAACTCCCAGTCAATTCTGGGAGTTTTACTTTGAAAAATTAGAATGATTAGTTGGCCTTGATAAAATCCGTAAAAAAAGATATGATAGATAGTGACAAAAGAGGTATCAAGTATGAAGGAAAAAGACATTCAAAGAGGAACAAGCCAGATTGTAGAAGATGTATTAGAAAAGGCCAATTTGAAGCAAGGATCTATCTTTGTTTTGGGCCTTTCTTCTAGTGAGGTGATAGGTGGTCAGATTGGCAAGGAATCTAGCCAAGAAATTGGGGAAATCATTGTGAAGACGCTTCTGGCTATCCTAAAAGAAAAGAGAATTCATCTAGCCGTTCAAGGTTGTGAACACGTCAATCGTGCCCTCGTCGTTGAACGTCAGGTGGCGGAGCAGTTTGGGCTAGAAATCGTCAGTGTCCTTCCTACCCTTCATGCAGGAGGTTCAGGTCAGTTGGCAGCCTTCAAGTTTATGAAGGATCCAGTTGAGGTTGAATTTATCAAGGCTCATGCTGGATTGGATATCGGAGACACTGCAATTGGCATGCATGTCAAGCATGTGCAGGTTCCGATTCGTCCTGTACTACGTGAGATTGGGCATGCCCATGTAACGGCTCTTGCAAGTCGTCCAAAACTCATCGGTGGTGCGCGTGCGCAGTATCCAGAAGACTTCATAAGAAAGTCATAAGTGGGCGGAGAATGATCATAAGTTAGAGAGATAGTTCAAGTATATAGAGGTTAAATATGGAAAATTGTGTTTATATTATTTCGGGTCCCCCAGGTGTTGGAAAGAGTACTGTCAGCAAAGAGTTGGCCTATTCTTTTGACAAAAGTGCAGTTATAGAGGGGGATATGATTTACTTAATGATAAAAAGTGGTCTCGTAGCTCCTTGGGAAGATGATGGATTTTATATGGATTTGTTCTGGGATAATATCATCAGTCTGACCAATAATTTCTTGAACAGTGGCATTACTGTCGTGATAGAGTATGTCATATTTGAAGATCAACTGAAGAAAATTGCAGCCTTCTTAAAAGAAAAACAAATTAAGCTAAAATATTGTGTCCTAATAGCAGAAGAAGAAACCTTGAAAGATAGGGATTCTTCTCGGAAAGAAATTGAGAGAACAGGCGATTTATCAATCCAAGCGAGAAATGACTTCTTAGCTAAGAATAGTAAGAAACGTCATTTTCTGTATACGGATGATTTAGATGTCAAAGAAACGGTAGGCATCATTAAAACTTCAAATCAATTTTTAATTTCTGAACAGTAAAAGACAGAGAGAGTAAGGGTATAGAAACCATTACTTCCTCTGTTCTTTTTTGTTGAATTTTTGTGTAAAGTGCTCCAAATAAGACCAGTTTTTACAAGAAGAAGGGGTGCTATCTGATGGAGAATTGCCAAAAGTAGAAAAAAGCAACTTAGAGAAGATTTTCCGTTATAGAAATCAGTAAACAAAGCTGGATTTAGCTGTTCTAGGTCGGCTTTTTTGTGCTATACTTAAGATATGCATAGAAAAACAGTGATTGATTTTAAAGCTTTGGGCGAGAGATACATCTTTACCCAGCCGATCAAAGAGTTAAAAACGAGAGATTTAGCAGAAGTAGCAGACTTGCTGGCGCAAGTGGAAAGCTACCAAGAGCAAGGCTATTATGTGGTGGGCTACGTCAGTTACGAGGCTGCACCTGCTTTTGAGGAGAAACTAGCAGTTCATAAGGCTCCCCTACTGGGCGAGTACTTGCTTTACTTTACAGTTCATGATAGGGTGGAAACATCGTCTATTCCTCTGACTTATGAGGAAGTAGATCTGCCTTCAAAGTGGCAAGAAGTAACATCTGCGACAGACTATGAAAAGGCGATTGCCCAGATTCACCATCATTTGCGTCAGGGGGATACCTACCAGGTCAACTACACTGTCCAACTCAAGCAAGATTTAAGTGCCAATCCCTTTGCCATCTACAATCGCATGGTGGTAGAGCAGGAAGCGGGCTACAATGCCTATGTGGAACATGACGAGATGGCAGTGATTTCCATGAGTCCAGAGCTCTTTTTTGAGCAAAATGACCGTGAGTTGACTACGCGACCAATGAAGGGAACGACTCAGCGCGGGTTGACCGACCAAGAAGATTTAGAACAGGCTAGTTGGTTGGAGCAGGATCCCAAAAATCGATCTGAAAATATGATGATTGTGGACCTCTTGCGAAATGATATGAACCGTATTTCTGAAGTGGGCAGTGAATATGTGGAGTGTCTGTGCCAAGTGGAGCAGTATTCAACTGTTTGGCAAATGACTTCGACCATCAAGAGTCAGTTGCGAGAGGATGTGGACTTGGTTGCCATTTTTCGCTCTCTCTTTCCTTGTGGTTCCATAACGGGTGCACCCAAAATTGCGACCATGGAAATCATCAAGAACTTGGAGCCACAACCCAGAGGAGTCTACTGCGGAACGATTGGTCTCTTGCTTCCAAATGGGCGACGGATTTTTAATGTCGCCATTCGGACCATTCAATTCTATAAGGGCCAAGCAATCTATGGAGTGGGTGGTGGCATTACTTGGGATAGTACTTGGGAATCTGAATACCGAGAGGTTCATCAAAAGGCGGCTGTTCTCTATCGTAAACAAGCTCGTTTCAAACTGATTTCAACCGGAAAAATTAGCCAGAAGAGCTTGCTGTTTGAAGATCAACATCTGGAAAGACTGACAAAGGCGAGTCGCTATTTTGCCTATCCTTTTGATCCAGAAGAACTGAGGCATAAGATAGAGGAAGAGTGTCAAGCTTGTGATGCTAATCAAGACTATCGTTTGCGAATTTCTCTCAGCAAATCTGGAGAGATAGAATTCAGTCGCCAAATCTTAACACCCCTTAGTCCAAGCTTCTGCCAAGCCAAACTTTGCCTGCAGGAAGCGGATTTGAATCAATCCTTTACCTACTTCAAAACCACTCACCGACCACATTTGAACCTAGGGGAACAGGAAATTATTTACCATAATGCAGCGGGAGAGCTATTGGAAACGTCTATCGGGAATCTAGCTCTGAAAATCGCTGGAAAACTTTACACACCACCTACCAGTCTAGGAATTTTGCCAGGAATCTATCGTCGGCATTTGCTAGGAAAAGGACAGGTAGAAGAGAAAATTCTGACTTTGGCAGACTTGAACCAAGCAGAAGCTGTATTCGGCTGTAATGCGGTCAGAGGTTTGTATGAGTTGGAATTGAGGGAAAAATAAATGAAATTGATATTTTTACATGGCTTAGGTCAGACAGCCGCAAGCTGGAAGGAAGTTCAGGATCTACTTGCCGATCATCCTTCTGAGGCCCTTGAATTGTTTCCTGTGGGAGTTGGTTCTTATCAGGAAGCCAAAAAACGGATAGCTAAATACCTATCAGAGGAGAAGAAACATTTTGTTTTAATCGGTTTATCCCTAGGTGCTACTCTTGCACTAGAGCTTTCAAGTTACGATTTGCCAAATCTTCAAGGTTTAGTCTTGTCAGGCTGTCCAGTGAAACTAGCAGGTAATATCTTGTTTAGAATCCAGTTGATGATTTTTAAACTACTTCCAAAAAGTTTTTTTGAAAAGCAGGGAGCAGACAAAGCGCTCATGGTTGGTGTTTCTGAGGAATTGAAAACACTTGATTTAACCCAAGTAGCACAGAATTGTTACTATCCAACCTTGCTAATTTGTGGTAGCCAAGACAAGCCTAATCTCAGTTCTATGAGAGGCCTTCATCAATTGATGTCAGATTCTAAGTTGCAGATTATTCCTGACGGTCCTCACACACTGAACACTGACAAACCGAAGGAGTTTGCAGAAAAGACTAGAAGTTTTCTTGAATTGCTGGAATAAGTCTGGTAAAATAAAAGCGAAAACGGTATCAAAAAAGGAGAGAATAATGAAAAAAAAGTTTTGCTAAAAGTGGCTTTTGCTGCCCTTCTAGTTTGGGGACTATTTACCGAACCAGTTACTGCAGAGGAAAATATTCATTTTTCTAGTTGTAGAGAAGCATGGGAAAATGGTTACTCTGATATTCATAGAGGAGAACCAGGTTACTCTTCTAAACTAGATCGTGATGGTGATGGGATAGCTTGTGAACGTGCCAATGCACCTCGGGGAGTCTTTAAACCACGCCAGTCGGGTTCGCAATCCAATGTCACAGCTAGCGAATGGGTCAAACAGGACGGTTATTGGTATTATTTTGCTGAAAATGGGCATGCAGTTAGGAATACTTGGCAAGGTAGCTATTACCTTAAGTCAGATGGCAAGATGGCAGCCAGCGAGTGGATTTATGATGCTAGCTATCAATCTTGGTACTATCTAAAATCCGACGGTTCTTATGCGAGAAATACTTGGCAGGGAAGCTACTACCTTAAATCAAATGGTAAGATGGCAGCAGGTGAATGGCTATATGATTCCTATTATCAATCGTGGTATTATCTAAAAGAGGACGGAGCTTACGCCCGTAACGCTTGGCAAGGAAGCTATTATCTCAAGTCGAATGGTAAGATGGCAGCAAGTGAATGGGTTTATGACACCAGTTATCAAGCATGGTACTACCTAAAATCCAATGGTGTTTATGCTAGAAACACTTGGCAAGGGAACTATTACCTCAAATCAGATGGTAAAATGGCAAAGAATGAGCGAGTTGATGGTGGCAGATACTACGTAGATGGTTCTGGCCTTTGGAAACCATAAATCAGAATAATTTCTAGGAAGTT includes the following:
- the ccdA2 gene encoding thiol-disulfide oxidoreductase-associated membrane protein CcdA2 — its product is MDNVIFFISVFLAGILSFFSPCILPLLPVYAGVLLDDKDGAQASSGKFSISLVSLLRTLAFIAGISFIFILLGYGAGFLGNLLYASWFQYVTGAVIILLGLHQMEVLHLQGLYKERRLQLKRQGQKGNGYSQAFLLGLTFSFAWTPCVGPVLGSVLALAASGGSEAWQGAGLMLVYTLGLALPFLVLALASSYVLKHFRKLHPYLGTLKKVGGFLIIVMGILVLLGNASILTTLFE
- a CDS encoding redoxin family protein produces the protein MKKWQTCLLGVGSICCLAACSAKDMSDESTMKEQSKTEQVSSQTATKGQAVADFELTGVEGKTYRLSDYKGKKVYLKFWASWCSICLASLPDTDEIAKDAGDDYVVLTVVSPGHKGEQAEADFKNWYKGLDYKNFPVLIDPSGKLLESYGVRSYPTQAFIDKEGKLVKMQPGFMDKDMILKELKEMG
- the msrB gene encoding peptide-methionine (R)-S-oxide reductase MsrB, giving the protein MNDKVKLFVLAGVILLVLTGFYFLLMRNAGQTDTSQIEKASVSQGGKTVKKTEVSKNADLHEIYLAGGCFWGVEEYFSRVPGVTDAVSGYANGRGETTKYELINQTGHAETVHVTYDANQISLKEILLHYFRIINPTSKNKQGNDVGTQYRTGVYYTDDKDLEVINQVFDEVAKKYDQPLAVEKEPLKNFVVAEDYHQDYLKKNPNGYCHINVNQAAYPVIDASKYPKPSDEELKKTLSTEEYAVTQKNQTERAFSNRYWDKFESGIYVDVATGEPLFSSKDKFESGCGWPSFTQPISPDVATYKEDKSYNMTRMEVRSRVGDSHLGHVFTDGPKDKGGLRYCINSLSIRFIPKDQMAEKGYAYLLDYVD
- a CDS encoding response regulator transcription factor — encoded protein: MTYTILIVEDEYLVRQGLTKLVNVAAYGMEIIGQAENGRQAWELIQQQVPDIILTDINMPQLNGIQLASLVRETYPQVHLVFLTGYDDFDYALSAVKLGVDDYLLKPFSRQDIEEMLGKIKQKLDKEEKEEQLQDLLTDKFEGNIAQKIQSHLADSQFSLKSLASDLGFSSTYLSSLIKKELGLPFQDYLVRERVKQAKLLLLTTDLKIYEIAEKVGFEDMNYFTQRFKQIAGVTPRQFKKGEGQ
- a CDS encoding sensor histidine kinase, which codes for MKRSSLLVRMVISIFLVFLILLAMVGTFYYQSSSSAIETTIEGNSQTTISQTSHFIQSYIKKLETTSTSLTQQTDVLAYAENPSPDKVEGIRDLFLTILKADQDLKTVVLVTKSGQIISTDDTVQMKTSSDMMAEDWYQKAIHQGAKPVLTPARKSDSQWVISVTQELVDAKGANLGVLRLDISYETLEAYLNQLQLGQQGFAFIINEKHEFVYHPQHTVYSSSSEMEAMKPYIETGQGYTLDHQSYVSQEQITGTDWTVIGVSSLEKLDQVRSQLLWTLLAASALSLLACLCLVWFSLKRWIAPLKDLRETMLEIASGTQNLRAKEAGAYELREVTRQFNAMLDQIDQLMAAIRRQEEATRQYELQALSSQINPHFLYNTLDTIIWMAEFQDSQRVVQVTKSLATYFRLALNQGKDLISLSDEINHVRQYLFIQKQRYGNKLEYEIDENSVFDNLVLPKLVLQPLVENALYHGIKEKDGQGHIKVSVQKKDSGLVIRIEDDGVGFQATSDSSQSQLKRGGVGLQNVDQRLKLHFGEDYQMKIDSIPSKGTTVEIYINGIETS
- a CDS encoding TIGR01440 family protein, yielding MKEKDIQRGTSQIVEDVLEKANLKQGSIFVLGLSSSEVIGGQIGKESSQEIGEIIVKTLLAILKEKRIHLAVQGCEHVNRALVVERQVAEQFGLEIVSVLPTLHAGGSGQLAAFKFMKDPVEVEFIKAHAGLDIGDTAIGMHVKHVQVPIRPVLREIGHAHVTALASRPKLIGGARAQYPEDFIRKS
- a CDS encoding AAA family ATPase encodes the protein MENCVYIISGPPGVGKSTVSKELAYSFDKSAVIEGDMIYLMIKSGLVAPWEDDGFYMDLFWDNIISLTNNFLNSGITVVIEYVIFEDQLKKIAAFLKEKQIKLKYCVLIAEEETLKDRDSSRKEIERTGDLSIQARNDFLAKNSKKRHFLYTDDLDVKETVGIIKTSNQFLISEQ
- the pabB gene encoding aminodeoxychorismate synthase component I produces the protein MHRKTVIDFKALGERYIFTQPIKELKTRDLAEVADLLAQVESYQEQGYYVVGYVSYEAAPAFEEKLAVHKAPLLGEYLLYFTVHDRVETSSIPLTYEEVDLPSKWQEVTSATDYEKAIAQIHHHLRQGDTYQVNYTVQLKQDLSANPFAIYNRMVVEQEAGYNAYVEHDEMAVISMSPELFFEQNDRELTTRPMKGTTQRGLTDQEDLEQASWLEQDPKNRSENMMIVDLLRNDMNRISEVGSEYVECLCQVEQYSTVWQMTSTIKSQLREDVDLVAIFRSLFPCGSITGAPKIATMEIIKNLEPQPRGVYCGTIGLLLPNGRRIFNVAIRTIQFYKGQAIYGVGGGITWDSTWESEYREVHQKAAVLYRKQARFKLISTGKISQKSLLFEDQHLERLTKASRYFAYPFDPEELRHKIEEECQACDANQDYRLRISLSKSGEIEFSRQILTPLSPSFCQAKLCLQEADLNQSFTYFKTTHRPHLNLGEQEIIYHNAAGELLETSIGNLALKIAGKLYTPPTSLGILPGIYRRHLLGKGQVEEKILTLADLNQAEAVFGCNAVRGLYELELREK
- a CDS encoding alpha/beta fold hydrolase, producing the protein MKLIFLHGLGQTAASWKEVQDLLADHPSEALELFPVGVGSYQEAKKRIAKYLSEEKKHFVLIGLSLGATLALELSSYDLPNLQGLVLSGCPVKLAGNILFRIQLMIFKLLPKSFFEKQGADKALMVGVSEELKTLDLTQVAQNCYYPTLLICGSQDKPNLSSMRGLHQLMSDSKLQIIPDGPHTLNTDKPKEFAEKTRSFLELLE
- a CDS encoding excalibur calcium-binding domain-containing protein, with product MLKVAFAALLVWGLFTEPVTAEENIHFSSCREAWENGYSDIHRGEPGYSSKLDRDGDGIACERANAPRGVFKPRQSGSQSNVTASEWVKQDGYWYYFAENGHAVRNTWQGSYYLKSDGKMAASEWIYDASYQSWYYLKSDGSYARNTWQGSYYLKSNGKMAAGEWLYDSYYQSWYYLKEDGAYARNAWQGSYYLKSNGKMAASEWVYDTSYQAWYYLKSNGVYARNTWQGNYYLKSDGKMAKNERVDGGRYYVDGSGLWKP